In Stenotrophomonas sp. ESTM1D_MKCIP4_1, a single genomic region encodes these proteins:
- a CDS encoding MFS transporter: MPSPRLRHEAIFLLVFALDLVNMFIATVAYPALASELQADISTLAWVGTAYMLGLSVVIPLAPWLAARCGERRLLLLALLLFALAAALAGAAPGIGWLLGWRLLQGLAGGLLIPVAQAAAYRQCSPEQRGALTRRILLVALLVPALAPALGGLLVQWLSWRGVLWASLPLALAAMGLVLAWMPADGQRTAPRLQACALATAMSALGVLLLALTWLGEPGHRIAGAVLLLLALVLATAHLRHARQQAQPLLRWSLLSHRGLRLAMLVYLAVPGVFIGSQLASTLQLHQAGYSAARIGALMLPWALASALAITGSRRLLARFGPAAVLRGGMLLQASGLMLMALLPQPPFALAALLYALMGAGGSLCSSTAQTLAFHGVEGEALGDASALWNLNRQLSFCLGTAAIALLLALALQWLPAQATGVALGLAAVLTLLPMALLRRSQPLTLAQPEHA; encoded by the coding sequence ATGCCCTCTCCTCGCCTGCGCCATGAGGCGATCTTCCTGCTGGTGTTCGCGCTGGACCTGGTCAACATGTTCATCGCCACGGTGGCCTACCCGGCGCTGGCATCCGAACTGCAGGCGGACATCAGCACCCTGGCATGGGTCGGCACGGCCTACATGCTGGGCTTGAGCGTGGTGATTCCACTGGCGCCATGGCTGGCCGCGCGCTGTGGCGAGCGCCGCCTGCTGCTGCTGGCGCTGCTGCTGTTCGCGTTGGCGGCGGCCTTGGCCGGTGCGGCGCCGGGTATCGGCTGGCTGCTCGGATGGCGGCTGCTGCAGGGCCTGGCTGGCGGCCTGCTGATTCCGGTCGCGCAGGCCGCGGCCTACCGGCAATGCAGCCCTGAGCAGCGTGGCGCGCTGACCCGGCGGATCCTGCTGGTGGCGCTGCTGGTACCGGCGCTGGCGCCGGCGCTGGGCGGGCTGCTGGTGCAGTGGCTGTCCTGGCGGGGCGTGCTCTGGGCCAGCCTGCCCCTGGCACTGGCGGCGATGGGCCTGGTGCTGGCCTGGATGCCGGCCGATGGCCAGCGCACTGCCCCCCGCCTGCAGGCCTGTGCGCTGGCCACCGCGATGAGCGCACTGGGCGTGCTGCTGCTGGCGCTGACCTGGCTGGGCGAACCCGGCCACCGGATTGCCGGCGCGGTGCTGTTGCTGCTGGCGCTGGTGCTGGCCACTGCCCACCTGCGCCACGCGCGCCAGCAGGCACAGCCGCTGCTGCGCTGGTCGCTGTTGTCCCATCGCGGGCTGAGGCTGGCAATGCTGGTCTATCTGGCGGTGCCAGGCGTTTTCATCGGCAGCCAGCTGGCCAGCACGCTGCAGCTGCACCAGGCGGGCTACAGCGCTGCGCGCATCGGTGCATTGATGCTGCCCTGGGCGCTGGCATCGGCGCTGGCAATCACCGGCAGCCGTCGCCTGCTGGCGCGTTTCGGTCCGGCGGCGGTGCTGCGCGGTGGCATGCTGCTGCAGGCCAGCGGACTGATGTTGATGGCGCTGTTGCCGCAGCCCCCGTTTGCGCTGGCAGCGCTGTTGTACGCGTTGATGGGCGCCGGCGGCAGCCTGTGCAGCAGCACCGCACAGACGCTGGCCTTCCACGGTGTGGAGGGTGAAGCGCTGGGTGATGCCAGCGCGCTGTGGAATCTCAACCGCCAGCTCAGCTTCTGTCTCGGCACCGCCGCCATCGCGCTGCTGCTGGCCCTGGCCCTGCAATGGCTGCCGGCCCAGGCCACTGGTGTGGCGCTGGGCCTGGCCGCTGTCCTTACCCTGCTGCCGATGGCGCTGTTGCGCCGTTCGCAGCCACTGACCCTTGCGCAACCGGAGCATGCCTGA
- a CDS encoding glyoxalase: protein MNVHRTFDHLWRDRCDTSSQRSPRVLIRVFVTPGGLERSVAFYEQLQGVVADAGFPFPDAGLRLAMVGAFLLIEGSDDALAPFTSTTGTLLVDDVRPYHDRLVAAGAEIIFPLQVVPTGAAFNAVHPDGTVVEYVHHRPDPHGR, encoded by the coding sequence ATGAACGTACACCGCACTTTCGACCACCTCTGGCGCGACCGCTGTGATACTTCCAGCCAGCGCAGCCCGCGTGTGCTGATCCGCGTGTTCGTCACCCCCGGCGGACTGGAGCGCAGCGTCGCGTTCTACGAGCAGCTGCAGGGCGTAGTGGCCGATGCCGGCTTTCCGTTCCCCGATGCCGGCCTGCGCCTGGCCATGGTCGGCGCCTTCCTGCTGATCGAAGGCAGCGATGATGCGCTGGCGCCGTTCACCTCCACCACCGGCACCCTGCTGGTCGACGATGTCCGGCCGTACCACGACCGGCTGGTGGCCGCCGGCGCCGAGATCATCTTCCCGCTGCAGGTCGTGCCCACGGGCGCGGCATTCAATGCCGTGCACCCCGATGGCACCGTGGTCGAATACGTGCACCACCGCCCGGACCCGCACGGCCGGTGA
- a CDS encoding AraC family transcriptional regulator, which yields MAWIYNCGMPHPALPWNGTLLLDAHAALLQGHAGGSGTHAHYAHQLLVSDGAPWQVEIDGVPHLGQRLWLPSFVPHAILSAPQDGCTLFLEPAHADLEQIQQHLHQLPADISVLHERLPRLSRAQPLDRRVQVALERIAQHLPGPVPAADIAGAAHLSTSQLHRRFQSDLAVTLRGWVLWQRLRTALAHHLHGHSLTDSAHAAGFADLAHLSRSLRRMFGIGAAQLQGLQLRAT from the coding sequence ATGGCGTGGATCTACAATTGCGGCATGCCCCACCCCGCCCTGCCCTGGAATGGCACCCTGCTGCTGGATGCACACGCCGCCCTGCTGCAGGGCCATGCCGGTGGCAGCGGCACGCACGCACACTACGCCCACCAGCTGCTGGTCAGCGATGGGGCGCCCTGGCAGGTGGAGATCGACGGCGTGCCGCACCTCGGCCAACGCCTGTGGCTGCCGTCCTTCGTGCCGCATGCCATCCTCTCCGCGCCGCAGGACGGCTGCACGCTGTTCCTCGAACCGGCCCATGCCGATCTCGAACAGATCCAGCAGCACCTGCACCAGCTGCCCGCCGATATCAGCGTCCTGCACGAGCGACTGCCGCGGCTGAGCCGCGCGCAGCCGTTGGATCGCCGCGTGCAGGTAGCTCTGGAACGCATCGCCCAGCACCTGCCCGGCCCGGTGCCCGCCGCCGATATCGCCGGGGCCGCACATCTGTCAACCAGCCAACTGCACCGGCGTTTCCAGTCGGACCTGGCGGTGACCCTGCGTGGCTGGGTGCTGTGGCAGCGCCTGCGTACCGCACTGGCACACCACCTGCACGGTCACAGCCTGACCGACAGTGCGCACGCCGCAGGCTTCGCCGATCTGGCCCATCTGTCGCGCAGCCTGCGCCGCATGTTCGGCATCGGCGCGGCACAGCTGCAGGGGCTGCAGCTGCGCGCCACCTGA
- a CDS encoding sterol desaturase family protein, producing MKLWILRLYAPLFLFGFLAAAIAWVGHHHGDPLWLLALLALAIAVSFMAERLWPYDPSFNHDHDDRVRDTLHALVNEGLNLLSITAVPLLAAIIPWQAWPQQWPFALQVLVAIIAADLGITLVHYASHRIGWLWRLHAVHHSVTRMYGFNGLMKHPLHQAAEAVGGVLPLLALGLPMPVAAVLAFAIAIQLLLQHSNVDMRPGVLGRVMAWAPLHRFHHMRYGTAGDVNFGLFLTVWDRLLGTAFDAPGYRLGAHDLGIGSQPDYPRDYAGQLMAPFRELPHGQVPEVPEGLRRR from the coding sequence ATGAAGCTCTGGATCCTCCGCCTGTACGCTCCGCTGTTCCTGTTCGGTTTCCTCGCCGCCGCCATCGCCTGGGTCGGCCACCACCACGGCGACCCGCTGTGGCTGCTGGCCCTGCTGGCCCTCGCCATTGCCGTGTCCTTCATGGCCGAACGCCTCTGGCCGTACGATCCGTCGTTCAACCATGACCACGACGATCGCGTGCGCGACACCCTGCATGCACTGGTCAACGAAGGCCTGAACCTGCTGTCGATCACGGCCGTGCCGCTGCTGGCGGCGATCATTCCGTGGCAGGCGTGGCCGCAGCAGTGGCCGTTCGCGCTGCAGGTGCTGGTGGCCATCATCGCCGCCGATCTCGGCATCACCCTGGTGCACTACGCCAGCCATCGCATCGGCTGGTTGTGGCGGCTGCACGCGGTGCACCACAGCGTCACCCGCATGTACGGTTTCAACGGCCTGATGAAGCACCCGCTGCACCAGGCGGCCGAGGCGGTGGGCGGGGTGCTGCCGCTGCTGGCGCTGGGCCTGCCGATGCCGGTGGCCGCGGTGCTGGCCTTTGCCATCGCCATCCAGCTGCTGCTGCAGCATTCCAACGTGGATATGCGCCCGGGCGTACTCGGCCGGGTGATGGCCTGGGCACCACTGCACCGCTTCCACCACATGCGCTACGGCACCGCCGGCGACGTCAACTTCGGCCTGTTCCTGACCGTCTGGGACCGCCTGCTGGGTACCGCGTTCGATGCACCGGGCTACCGCTTGGGCGCACATGACCTGGGCATCGGCAGCCAGCCGGATTATCCGCGCGACTATGCCGGGCAACTGATGGCGCCGTTCCGCGAGCTGCCCCATGGGCAGGTGCCTGAAGTGCCTGAAGGCCTGCGCCGTCGTTGA
- a CDS encoding LysR family transcriptional regulator, translated as MVSLDRFDIFRAVVDAGSLTAAAERLGLSRAVVSFNLKRLEQELGVTLLLRSTRHLALTEAGERFLQHCVQALEAAQAAIDAARRDQHQLQGTLRLTTTPEYAQLRLIPALEAFRARHPALQLHLSTSPAPADLIPERFDLAIRLGRLADSGLHASELERHPLCAVAAPSLLARLPSADAADDPVQLGSLPRLGYPRLTDVPVVAPDGSDALFATNPGNAVVRVDGASSLRAFALAGAGVTVLPRWLIEDDLALDRLRQVLRQHRFPQQSVYSVYPHSTQPSPKVRQLIDFLRGWFGGTPG; from the coding sequence ATGGTCAGCTTGGACCGCTTTGACATCTTCCGTGCCGTGGTCGACGCCGGCAGCCTCACCGCAGCCGCCGAGCGCCTGGGCCTGAGCCGCGCGGTGGTCAGCTTCAACCTGAAGCGGCTGGAGCAGGAGCTGGGCGTGACCCTGCTGCTGCGCAGTACCCGCCACCTGGCGCTGACCGAGGCCGGCGAACGGTTCCTGCAGCACTGCGTGCAGGCACTTGAGGCAGCGCAGGCGGCCATCGATGCCGCGCGCCGCGACCAGCACCAGCTGCAGGGCACGCTGCGCCTGACCACCACGCCGGAGTACGCGCAGCTGCGCCTGATCCCGGCGCTGGAGGCATTCCGCGCACGGCATCCGGCGCTGCAGCTGCATCTGTCCACGTCGCCAGCACCGGCCGACCTGATTCCCGAGCGCTTCGACCTGGCCATCCGCCTTGGCCGGCTGGCGGATTCAGGCCTGCACGCCAGCGAGCTGGAACGCCACCCGCTGTGCGCGGTGGCGGCGCCTTCACTGCTGGCACGCCTGCCCTCTGCCGATGCGGCCGATGATCCCGTGCAGCTGGGCAGCCTGCCCCGCCTGGGCTATCCACGCCTGACCGATGTGCCGGTGGTTGCGCCCGATGGCAGCGACGCGTTGTTTGCCACCAATCCGGGAAATGCCGTGGTGCGCGTGGACGGCGCCAGCAGCCTGCGCGCCTTCGCTCTGGCCGGTGCCGGAGTGACCGTGCTGCCGCGCTGGCTGATCGAGGACGACCTGGCCCTGGATCGCCTGCGGCAGGTGCTGCGCCAGCACCGTTTCCCGCAGCAGAGCGTGTACTCGGTCTACCCGCACAGTACGCAGCCCTCGCCGAAGGTGCGGCAGTTGATCGATTTCCTGCGGGGTTGGTTTGGCGGCACACCCGGCTGA
- a CDS encoding glycoside hydrolase family 3 C-terminal domain-containing protein, whose product MKTFTKPLALSLALSAALAAPAWADTAAFTVLTLEQAPTQDAIPALAAQLKSLKVDAVSVRQVQRGIGQVDPLQLLADGLGYEYRFIAAGKDDGQTQQGQAVLTRLPIAAESGPDQPGLNYLRLDDGRHTVALYTDAGAGAARLPALVTRSRLGAPAVLLGAVAGESAKAAGFDPARVALEADASYFSDGFQAASSAPFKIDGSTLRATLLTLAYVADRGGEQPWMDTTLNADARAALLLKAMTEDEKFQMLHSYFGLGKDGGPLPEGAVGSAGFVPAVPRLGIPSQQSADAGVGVTNPGGIRPGDFATAMPSGPSTASSWNREVAFAGGATMGREAWQQRFNILLSGSVNLQRDPRNGRNFEYAGEDPLLAGSMVGALIQGVQSQHVISSMKHFALNDMETRRNFHDVRIGEQAMHESDLLAFEIALDAGRPGVAMCSYNKINGTYGCENGYLMNQVLKQEWKFPGFVMSDWGGVHSGSKAALAGLDQQSAGEVFDAAVFFDEPLRLAVHGGVVPQARLNDMVARILRTMFLHGNFDNPPQHQKVDAEAGYAVAQRTVEEGSVLLRNEGNLLPLADSVKRIVIIGGHADKGVIGGGGSSMVGVTAKGTNAVPGVMPTTWPGPVIFHPSSPLESLRAARPDATIEYVDGTNAAAAAKAAAQADVAIVFATQWAAESVDLPDMQLPDNQDALISAVAKANPKTVLVLETNGPVRTPWLAQVPAMLQAWYPGIRGGEGIAALLTGQANPSGRLPVTWVVDESQLPRPHIDGLGFKPKKEFGDVFDFDIEGANVGYKWMAAKGLTPTFAFGHGLSYTSFAYENLKVSVEGSRLVASVDIRNTGKRAGADVAQLYLKLPAGSTTPIRLIGYDKVQLQPGEQRRIRIEAEPKTLAHYDAQARHWKIDGGTYQVQLSRNAAEPLQGVDVQLVEQVLR is encoded by the coding sequence ATGAAAACGTTTACAAAGCCGCTTGCCCTGTCCCTTGCGCTGTCTGCCGCGCTGGCCGCCCCGGCCTGGGCCGACACGGCCGCCTTCACCGTGCTGACCCTGGAACAGGCACCGACCCAGGATGCAATCCCCGCCCTGGCTGCCCAGCTGAAATCCCTGAAGGTGGACGCGGTCAGCGTGCGCCAGGTGCAGCGCGGCATCGGCCAGGTCGACCCGCTGCAGCTGCTGGCCGACGGCCTGGGCTACGAATACCGCTTCATCGCCGCCGGCAAGGATGATGGCCAGACCCAGCAGGGCCAGGCCGTGCTGACCCGCCTGCCGATCGCCGCCGAATCCGGCCCCGACCAGCCGGGCCTGAACTACCTGCGCCTGGACGACGGCCGCCACACCGTGGCGCTGTACACCGATGCCGGCGCGGGCGCCGCCCGCCTGCCCGCCCTGGTCACCCGTTCACGCCTGGGCGCACCGGCGGTGCTGCTGGGCGCTGTGGCCGGTGAGTCGGCCAAGGCGGCCGGCTTCGACCCGGCCCGCGTGGCCCTGGAAGCCGATGCCAGCTACTTCAGCGATGGCTTCCAGGCGGCCAGCAGCGCGCCGTTCAAGATTGATGGCAGCACCCTGCGCGCGACCCTGCTGACCCTGGCCTACGTGGCCGACAGGGGCGGCGAGCAGCCATGGATGGACACCACCCTCAACGCCGATGCGCGCGCCGCCCTGCTGCTGAAGGCGATGACCGAGGACGAGAAGTTCCAGATGCTGCACAGCTACTTCGGGCTGGGCAAGGATGGCGGTCCGCTGCCGGAAGGTGCGGTGGGTTCGGCCGGTTTCGTGCCGGCGGTGCCGCGCCTGGGCATTCCGTCGCAGCAGTCGGCCGACGCCGGCGTGGGTGTCACCAATCCGGGTGGCATCCGCCCGGGCGACTTCGCCACCGCCATGCCGTCCGGCCCGTCCACCGCGTCCAGTTGGAACCGGGAAGTGGCGTTCGCAGGCGGTGCGACCATGGGCCGCGAGGCATGGCAGCAGCGCTTCAACATCCTGCTGTCGGGCAGCGTCAACCTGCAGCGTGACCCGCGCAACGGTCGCAATTTCGAGTATGCCGGCGAAGATCCCCTGCTGGCCGGTTCGATGGTCGGTGCGCTCATCCAGGGCGTGCAGAGCCAGCACGTGATCTCCTCGATGAAGCACTTCGCGCTGAACGACATGGAGACCCGCCGCAACTTCCACGATGTGCGCATCGGCGAACAGGCGATGCACGAATCGGATCTGCTGGCCTTCGAGATCGCGCTGGACGCAGGCCGCCCGGGCGTGGCGATGTGCTCGTACAACAAGATCAACGGCACCTACGGCTGCGAGAACGGCTACCTGATGAACCAGGTGCTGAAGCAGGAATGGAAGTTCCCCGGTTTCGTGATGTCCGACTGGGGCGGCGTGCACAGTGGCTCGAAGGCGGCGCTGGCCGGCCTGGACCAGCAGTCGGCCGGTGAAGTGTTCGACGCGGCGGTGTTCTTCGACGAACCGCTGCGCCTGGCCGTGCATGGCGGCGTGGTGCCGCAGGCGCGCCTGAACGACATGGTCGCGCGCATCCTGCGCACGATGTTCCTGCACGGCAACTTCGACAACCCGCCGCAGCACCAGAAGGTGGATGCCGAAGCCGGCTACGCTGTTGCCCAGCGCACGGTGGAAGAGGGCAGCGTGCTGCTGCGTAATGAAGGCAACCTGCTGCCGCTGGCTGACAGCGTGAAGCGCATCGTCATCATCGGCGGCCATGCCGACAAGGGCGTGATCGGTGGCGGTGGTTCGTCGATGGTGGGCGTGACCGCCAAGGGCACCAACGCGGTGCCGGGCGTGATGCCGACGACCTGGCCGGGCCCGGTGATCTTCCACCCGTCCTCGCCGCTGGAATCGCTGCGCGCAGCGCGTCCGGACGCGACCATCGAGTACGTGGACGGCACCAACGCCGCTGCGGCGGCCAAGGCCGCGGCGCAGGCCGACGTGGCCATCGTGTTCGCCACCCAGTGGGCGGCCGAATCGGTGGACCTGCCGGACATGCAGCTGCCCGACAACCAGGACGCGCTGATCTCGGCGGTGGCCAAGGCCAACCCGAAGACCGTGCTGGTGCTGGAAACCAACGGCCCGGTGCGCACCCCGTGGCTGGCACAGGTGCCGGCGATGCTGCAGGCCTGGTACCCGGGCATCCGTGGTGGCGAAGGCATCGCCGCGCTGCTCACCGGCCAGGCCAACCCGTCCGGCCGCCTGCCGGTGACCTGGGTGGTGGACGAATCGCAGCTGCCGCGTCCGCACATCGACGGGCTGGGCTTCAAGCCGAAGAAGGAATTCGGTGATGTGTTCGATTTCGATATCGAAGGCGCCAACGTCGGCTACAAGTGGATGGCGGCCAAGGGCCTGACCCCCACCTTCGCCTTCGGCCACGGCCTGTCCTACACCTCGTTCGCCTATGAAAACCTGAAGGTGAGCGTGGAAGGCTCGCGCCTGGTCGCCAGCGTGGACATCCGCAACACCGGCAAGCGTGCCGGTGCTGATGTGGCCCAGCTGTACCTGAAGCTGCCGGCCGGCAGCACGACGCCGATCCGCCTGATCGGCTATGACAAGGTGCAGCTGCAGCCGGGCGAACAGCGCCGCATCCGCATTGAAGCCGAGCCGAAGACGCTGGCCCACTACGATGCGCAGGCCCGCCACTGGAAGATTGATGGCGGTACCTACCAGGTGCAGCTGTCGCGCAACGCTGCCGAACCGCTGCAGGGCGTGGATGTGCAGCTGGTGGAGCAGGTGCTGCGCTGA